The Planctomycetota bacterium genome contains the following window.
GGGCACAACCCCGACAAGGCCAAGGCGGCGGCGGAAGAGGTCAACGCGGACGGCCACGGCGACACGGCGGCGGCGGTGGCCTTCGGCGAGGTCGTGGTGCTCGGGACGCCACACGACAAGGTGTTCGACGCCATCGATGACGCCGGTGGTCCGTCGACGTTTGCGGGCAGGGTCGTCGTCGACATCAACAACCCCGTCGCCGGCTGGTCGACGGGCGACTTTGCCAACAAGACCTACGACGACGGCAAATCGCTAGCCGAGGCGATCGCGGACAAGCTTCCCGAGGCCGAGGTGTGCAAGGCGTTCAACTGCTGCCAGGCCAAGGTCTGGGAGATGGACCCGCCGATCATCAACGGTCAGCGTCTGGTCACCTTCACCGCCGCCAACGGCGACAAGGCACGCCAGGTCGCGGCTGACCTCGTCAAAGCTGTCGGCAGCGACCACATCGATCTGGGCGATCTGACGAAGTCACGCAATCTCGAAGCGATCGCGTCCGTCGAGATCCAGCTCCTCTTCAGTGGGATGGACCCGCGGTCCGTCATCACGCTGGTCCGGCCGTGACGCCACGGGTGGGTCGTCGCTACTCCGCCTCCTGCGGCACAAGCCAGCCGAGCTCGACGAGGAACGCGTCCATGTCGGCGACCGTTCCGCGGAAGAAGTTGGGCGTGCCCGAGTCGCGATTGAAAAAGCCATGGCCGGCGTTGGGGTAGACGATGAGGCGTGCCTTGATGCCGAGTTCCTGAAGATCCGCGATCATGCGTTCCGCGGTCTCGACGGGAATGAGCCGGTCGTTGTCGCCGAGCAAATGCAGCGTCGGCGGGGTCTCGGTCGACAGGTTGTGCGCGGGCGATGCGTCCTGCCAGCGATCACCGAATCGATTCTGTGACCAGCCTTCGGGGCCGTTGTCGGTGACGGCGTTGAAGAGGATCAGTGCATCGGGTCGAGCTCGGGCGGCATCTTCCGGATTGCCGGCGATGTCTTCGGCCGTCAGTGTCGCCGTTGCAGCGGCAAGGTGTCCGCCAGCCGATCCGCCCGAGGCTGCGATTCGCTCGGGGTCGATGTTGAAGTCGCCGGCGTTGTCCCGGACGTGCCTCATCGCGTCGAAGGCGTCGCGCGTCGCATCCAGAGGCGTCGTACCGTGGGTGTTCTTCAGGCGGTAGCGCACGCTGATGCCCACACCACCCCGGGAGGCGATGTGCTCTGCCTGGCGAAAAAACTGCGTCGGCTCGCCACCGTTCCACCCGCCGCCGTGGAAGAACACGACGGCCGGCCTTGTCGCGTCGTTGCCGTCGGGCTCGAAGACGAAGAGCTCGAGGTCGATGTCGTCGATCGTCTTGTACGTGACGACCTGATCCGGTTCTGGCTGGGCGTTGGCGGTCGGTGCGAGCATTGCGAGGGCAGTCAGTGCAAGAATGAAGCAAAGTTGGTTAATCATTGCACAAGGATAACACGATCGGGGCTTCAGTGCTCCACGAGAAGTGCTTGAAAGCGAGTTCCTGACCGTTTTTCTTCGTCGACCGTCGACGGTTGGCAGTGAGCAAAGCGATCCTTTCTGGTCGGGACTGAGAGGCTCGCTTCGCTCACCGCTAACCGAAGACATGGAAGACGGTCGGTCTTGCGAGCCTCCGCGGACCAGCCCAACCCCGGAAAGCCACGACAAAACGAAAACGACGCCAGCAGGAGAAGCCTGCTGGCGTCGGTGTGTTCGCAGCGATCAGTCCGAGCTTTACTCGAGACCGCCACGCAGGTTCTTGCGCTCGGGACGCTTGGCGCGTTCCTCTTCGCGGGCTTCCTGCTCCTGGGCCCACTGGGCACGCTTGAGCGAGAGGCCGATCTTCCGCTCGTCGGAGTCGACGCGGAGGATCTTGGTCTCAATCTGCTGGCCGGCCTTGAGCTCGTCTTCGGGCTTCTCGACCTTGTGGTCGGCGATTTCCGAGACGTGCAGCAGGCCTTCGAGGCCGTCTTCGAGCTCGACGAAGACGCCGAAGTTGGCGATCTTGGTCACCGTGCCCTGAACAACCATGCCGGGGCGGTAGTTCTCCGGGATGACGTGGAGCCACGGGTCTTCCTGCATCTGCTTGAGACCCAGGGCGATCCGCTGCTTGTCCTGGTCGACGCTGAGGACGACGGACTGGACGTCCTCACCCTTCTTAAGCACTTCGCTCGGGTGGCCGACCTTCTTGGTCCACGAGAGGTCGCTGACGTGCAGCAGGCCGTCGATGCCTTCTTCGATTTCGACGAAGGCGCCGTAGTTGGCGATGTTGCGGACCTTGCCCTCGACGACGGAGCCGGGCGGGTACTTCTCGGCGACGCGGTCCCAGGGATTTTCCTGGACCTGCTTCATGCCGAGGCTGATCTCCTGCTTGTCCTTGTTGATCTCCAGGACCTTGACCAGCACCGAGTCGCCCTGAGCGACGACTTCGCTCGGGTGGTTGATGCGCTTGGTCCAGGACATCTCGGAGATGTGGACCAGTCCCTCGACGCCGTCTTCGAGCTTGCAGAACGCGCCGTACGACATGATGTTGACCACGTTGGCCTCGTGGATCGTGCCGACGGGGTACTTGCTCTCGATGTTCTCCCAGGGCGAGGCGTCCTTCTGCTTGATGCCGAGGGCGATCTTTTCGCGATCGCGATCGATCGACAGGACCTTGACCTCGACCTCGTCCTCGAAGTTGACCATCTCCGAGGGATGGTTGATCCGGCCCCAGGACATGTCGGTGATGTGCAGCAGGCCGTCGATGCCGCCGAGGTCGACGAACGCGCCGAAGTCGGCGATGTTCTTGACCGTGCCGGTGACGATCTGACCCTCTTCGAGCTTCTCGAGGGTCTTCTTCTTGAGCTCTTCGCGCTCCTGCTCGATGAGCTTGCGTCGGCTGATGACGATGTTGCGCCGCTCTTCATCGATCTTGAGGATGACTGCGTCGATGTCGCGGCCGATCCAGTCGGAGATTTCGCCTGGGCGACGGATGTCGACCTGCGAGGCGGGCAGGAAGACCGGAACGCCGATGTCGACGAGCAGGCCGCCCTTGATTTTCTTGGTCGCCTTGCCGCTGACGGGATCGCCCTCGCCCTTGAGCTGGATGATCTTCTCCCAGTTGATGATGCGGTCGGCCTTCCGCTTGGAGATTTTGACCGTGCCGCTGTCGTGGTCGACCTCTTCGAGGAGGACGCGGACGTCGTCGCCCATTTCGGGCGGAGTGTCCCACTCGTTGCGATCGAGGACGCCCTCGCTCTTGAGGCCCAGCTCGATCACGTAGTCCTCGCCGGCATGGCCTGAGACCTTGCCGGTGATGATCGTGTTGGCTCGGAAGTCGTGGACCTCGTCGCCTCGGACGAGATTTTCGAGGTTTTCGGCGGCATCGCCGAGGGCGTCGACCATTGCGACGCCGATTTCGTCCTCGAAACCGTCCAAGTCGGTGTCGAGGTCGTTGAGAAGGTTGAAGTCGACCATGTGTTGGAAGAAGCCCGCGCCAGGAGGCGTCGGGTCCGCGGGTAGGGGCGTTTCCGGTGGAACGCCGCAGGAAAAGGGGTTGTCCGCCAGCAGGCCGGGGCTGAGGCGGTTCCGGCGCACGGGCCGGGGCTCCGATTGAGTTCGGAGCGACGAGAGTCTAGTCGACTGCATCGGCCTCTGCACGACAATCGGCTGCAGTGGCCTGACAGAATCAGACGTTGCCCCCCTCTCTGTCATCCCGAGCGCAGCCGAGGGACCTCGTCTCGTTGTCCAACATCCACGGGCGAGGTCCTTCGACTCGCTGTGCTCGCTCAGGATGACCGATTGGGTTCACGCTCGCCCGATCGCCTCGGCACGGGCGACGAGGCGCGTGACCTGCGAGGCGACGTTCTCAAGCCGTTCCTCGGTGTTCTGCAGCAGCTCGTCCAGCGTGGCCGGGCCGTCGGCGAGGGTGAGGACGGCGTCGAGGCCGATGGTGTCGGCGTCGGAGGAGGCAACCGCGTCGGCGGAACCGACCAGGGCGACCGTCGGCACGTCCGCCTGACGCGCTAGTCGGCCGACGCCGCTGACGACCTTGCCGCGGAACGACTGCGTGTCGAACCGACCCTCGCCCGTGAAGCAAAGCCGCGCGTCCCGAAGCCGGTGGGCGAGCTGCGTCGTCGCAAGGACGGCTTCCACGCCGGGGCGGGCCTCGGCCTTGGCGGCAAGGGAGAGGCCGAACGCCAATCCGCCGGCCGCTCCGTGGAAGGGCTCGTCGCCACAACGGCCCGTCACGTCGATCAGCCGCTCCAGACCATGGGCAAGCTGGGCCATGTCGTCCTGCGTCGCGCCCTTTTGCATCGCGAACGACGGTGCCGCGCCGTTTGGTCCGACCAGCGGGTTGTCGACGTCGCAGAGGCAGGTGATGTGGATGCCGCGACTCAGCACCGGCACGTCGGCTGAGGCGATGCGGACGAGGTCACTCCCGACGACGGGTCGCTGCAATTCGTCCGCGTCGCCGTCGAGCGTGAGTCGCAGGCCAAGGGCTTGGGCGGCACCAAGTCCGCCGTCGCAGGTCGCGCTGCCGCCGAGGCCGACGATGAACTCGCGGCAGCCCAGCTCGGCCGCGTGGGCGACGAGCTCACCCACGCCATAGGTCGTGGTACGCAGCGGATTGCGTCGATCTCGGTCCAGCAGCTCCAGCCCGGCAGCCGTGGCCATGTCGGCGATGGCGACGAGACCACCGTCGACGACGTGGAGCGTGGCGCGAACCGTTGATTCGGGCAAAGGCCCGGTGACCTCGAACTCGTGCCTGAGGGCCGTCTCGTAACCCGCAGCCAGCGCGGCGGCTGTGCCTTCGCCACCGTCGGCCATCGGGCACAGATCGACCTCGGCCTCGGGTAAGACCTGTCGCACACCACGTGCGACAGCCCGACAGGCCTCCGCGGCAGGCAGGGCGTCCTTGAATTTGTCAACCGCCACCACGCACCGCCAAGCTGCCCCACGCGATTCAGGCCCGGGAACACCTAGCATCGCCCGCCACGCTACAAACGCCGGACCACCACCGCCTGCCGACCCGCCATCCGTTGCTCGCGAACGACGCAGAAAAGTCCATCGCCGTCGGGATGTTCCTGGTCGCGTTCGCGGTCACGTCAGCGCTGATGGCGTGGCTCGGGACCGGGTTTCTGGAGGCGGATGGCATCACGCACTTCCTGTACGCCCGCGCTGCGTGGGATTACCCGTGGGTGCTGACCGACGTCTGGGGCCGGCCGATCGTCAAGCTGCTCCACATTTTGCCGGCCGGTGCGAGCGACGTCGGCGTTGCGCTCGTGCTGGTGCGGTGGACGAGTCTGATCGTGGTGCTCGTCGGCGCGGCGCTCGCGTGGGTTGCTGCCAAGCGGACGCCGACGCTGCGGCCTGTGGAGCTGGTCGTGCCCGTGTTGGTACTCGGGTCGCCGTTGGTGTTTCTGCACTCGTTCGCCGTCCTGACGGAGCTGCCGTACGGCGTGCTGATGCTGGTCTGCCTGATCGCGTACCAGCGGAAGTGGTGGTGGCTGCTGGCACTCGTGGGCGGACTGCTCCCAGCGGCAAGGCCAGAGGGGATCGGGTTTGTTCTGAT
Protein-coding sequences here:
- a CDS encoding alpha/beta hydrolase, which translates into the protein MINQLCFILALTALAMLAPTANAQPEPDQVVTYKTIDDIDLELFVFEPDGNDATRPAVVFFHGGGWNGGEPTQFFRQAEHIASRGGVGISVRYRLKNTHGTTPLDATRDAFDAMRHVRDNAGDFNIDPERIAASGGSAGGHLAAATATLTAEDIAGNPEDAARARPDALILFNAVTDNGPEGWSQNRFGDRWQDASPAHNLSTETPPTLHLLGDNDRLIPVETAERMIADLQELGIKARLIVYPNAGHGFFNRDSGTPNFFRGTVADMDAFLVELGWLVPQEAE
- a CDS encoding 30S ribosomal protein S1, translating into MVDFNLLNDLDTDLDGFEDEIGVAMVDALGDAAENLENLVRGDEVHDFRANTIITGKVSGHAGEDYVIELGLKSEGVLDRNEWDTPPEMGDDVRVLLEEVDHDSGTVKISKRKADRIINWEKIIQLKGEGDPVSGKATKKIKGGLLVDIGVPVFLPASQVDIRRPGEISDWIGRDIDAVILKIDEERRNIVISRRKLIEQEREELKKKTLEKLEEGQIVTGTVKNIADFGAFVDLGGIDGLLHITDMSWGRINHPSEMVNFEDEVEVKVLSIDRDREKIALGIKQKDASPWENIESKYPVGTIHEANVVNIMSYGAFCKLEDGVEGLVHISEMSWTKRINHPSEVVAQGDSVLVKVLEINKDKQEISLGMKQVQENPWDRVAEKYPPGSVVEGKVRNIANYGAFVEIEEGIDGLLHVSDLSWTKKVGHPSEVLKKGEDVQSVVLSVDQDKQRIALGLKQMQEDPWLHVIPENYRPGMVVQGTVTKIANFGVFVELEDGLEGLLHVSEIADHKVEKPEDELKAGQQIETKILRVDSDERKIGLSLKRAQWAQEQEAREEERAKRPERKNLRGGLE
- a CDS encoding glycerate kinase; its protein translation is MAVDKFKDALPAAEACRAVARGVRQVLPEAEVDLCPMADGGEGTAAALAAGYETALRHEFEVTGPLPESTVRATLHVVDGGLVAIADMATAAGLELLDRDRRNPLRTTTYGVGELVAHAAELGCREFIVGLGGSATCDGGLGAAQALGLRLTLDGDADELQRPVVGSDLVRIASADVPVLSRGIHITCLCDVDNPLVGPNGAAPSFAMQKGATQDDMAQLAHGLERLIDVTGRCGDEPFHGAAGGLAFGLSLAAKAEARPGVEAVLATTQLAHRLRDARLCFTGEGRFDTQSFRGKVVSGVGRLARQADVPTVALVGSADAVASSDADTIGLDAVLTLADGPATLDELLQNTEERLENVASQVTRLVARAEAIGRA
- a CDS encoding NAD(P)-binding domain-containing protein, with translation MKIGFVGYGSMSKALAPRFRTAGHSVFLGGHNPDKAKAAAEEVNADGHGDTAAAVAFGEVVVLGTPHDKVFDAIDDAGGPSTFAGRVVVDINNPVAGWSTGDFANKTYDDGKSLAEAIADKLPEAEVCKAFNCCQAKVWEMDPPIINGQRLVTFTAANGDKARQVAADLVKAVGSDHIDLGDLTKSRNLEAIASVEIQLLFSGMDPRSVITLVRP